GCGACGACGATGACCTCGGCGGGGTCGACCTGGACGCCGCGGTAGCGCGCGAGCCAGCGCGCGACGGCCAGCCGCAGTTCCGGCGTACCGGCGGGGTCGCCGTAGCCGAAGGACGCGGCGGAGAGCCGGTCGAGCACGGCGCGCTCGGCCTTGAGCCAGGCGGCGCGGGGGAAGGCGGTGAGATCGGGAACGCCGGGGGTGAGGTCGATCCGCGCCGGGGCTGATCGGAGGGCGTCGAAGATGTCGACGCCGGGTGCCTGCACGACCACAGGACGAGGAGACTCACCAGAAGAAGTTGAGGTTTTGGTGGTGAAGGGAACCGCGACGACCGTCGTACCGGCTCTTCCTCTGGCGGTGGTGTGGCCGTCTTCGGTGAGGCGTTGGTAGGCCTCGGTGACCACGCCCCGGGAGACCTGCAGATCGGCGGCCAGGACTCGGCTGGCGGGGAGGCGGGTGCCCAGGGGCAGGCGGCCGTCGGCGATCGCGGCGCGGAGTTGGTCGGCCAGCCACGTCGACAGCCCGCCTGGTGCGACACCGGCAGTGCTCAGCTGCAGGAAGTCCGACCCTGCAGTTATGGACCTGCCAATCTCGCCCGGATTGGATCTACTCACCGGACCATTGTGGCGCGCACGGTGGACTCATGGGAACCGACTACGTCCACGGCTACACCGAATCCGAGACCCGCCGCCTCAGCGACCAGGCAGGCACACTGGCCGGGCTCCTGCACGGCGGCACGCAGTACGCACCTGGCAGCCGCGTCCTGGAGGTCGGCTGCGGCGTCGGCGCGCAGACCGTCCAGCTGCTCACTCGCAGCCCGGGAATCACGCTGACCGCGGTCGACATCTCCGAGGAGTCGCTCGCCGAGGCCAAACGCCGCGTCGCCGGCGCAGCGCCGTACGGGCAGGTCGAGTGGCATCACGGCGACCTGCACGACCTCCCGGACGCCGAGTTCGACCACCTGTTCGTCTGCTTCGTGCTCGAACACCTGCCGGACCCGGTCGAGGCGCTGCAGAAGCTCCGCGAGCATCTCCGGCCGGGCGGCACGATCACGGTCGTCGAGGGCGACCACGGCTCCGCGATCTACCACCCGCGCAGCGAGGACGCTCAGGTCGTCATCGAGTGCCTCAACCGCAGCCAGGCCGACGCCGGCGGCGACGCGCTGATCGGCCGCCGGGTCCAGCCGCTGCTCACCGCCGCAGGGTTCACCGCGGTCGTCACCGAGCCGCGCACTGTGTACGCCGACGAGACCCTGCCGCACCTGGTCGACGGCTTCACCCGCAAGACGTTCATCGC
The Kribbella italica DNA segment above includes these coding regions:
- a CDS encoding methyltransferase, producing the protein MGTDYVHGYTESETRRLSDQAGTLAGLLHGGTQYAPGSRVLEVGCGVGAQTVQLLTRSPGITLTAVDISEESLAEAKRRVAGAAPYGQVEWHHGDLHDLPDAEFDHLFVCFVLEHLPDPVEALQKLREHLRPGGTITVVEGDHGSAIYHPRSEDAQVVIECLNRSQADAGGDALIGRRVQPLLTAAGFTAVVTEPRTVYADETLPHLVDGFTRKTFIAMVGSVRDRSIATGLSTPDAWARGIRDLERTAEPGGTFHYTFFKGVGVR